The Chloroherpetonaceae bacterium genome window below encodes:
- the rplM gene encoding 50S ribosomal protein L13 produces MKKKDNISFKTYSAKPNEVERKWLLVDAEGQTLGRLSTRVATLLRGKHKPEFTPHIDTGDFVVVINASKVKLTGAKEENKVYFHNTLYPGGGRYEKFADVFNKKPERVIEDAVWGMLPKNNLGRKIYGKLKVYANADHPHTAQSPAPVTLG; encoded by the coding sequence ATGAAAAAGAAAGACAACATCAGTTTTAAAACATACTCGGCAAAGCCGAACGAAGTGGAACGCAAGTGGTTGCTTGTTGATGCTGAAGGGCAAACCTTAGGTCGGCTTTCAACAAGAGTTGCTACACTTTTAAGAGGTAAACACAAGCCTGAATTTACGCCTCATATTGATACCGGCGATTTTGTGGTTGTGATCAACGCTTCAAAGGTAAAGCTTACGGGTGCTAAAGAAGAAAACAAAGTTTACTTCCACAATACGCTTTATCCGGGTGGCGGTCGCTACGAAAAGTTTGCGGATGTATTTAATAAGAAGCCAGAACGCGTCATAGAAGATGCCGTTTGGGGAATGCTACCTAAGAATAACTTGGGTCGAAAAATTTATGGGAAGCTTAAAGTATATGCGAATGCTGATCATCCGCATACAGCACAAAGCCCGGCTCCCGTTACACTCGGATAA
- a CDS encoding oligosaccharide flippase family protein: MLAKLKLLLKDTTIYGASTILASGLNYLLVPFYANLLTLEENGIQSIIYSSITFASVIYTFGLESAYLKFAADKKVLEKRQLEESTKETTVVTNKVFSPSLSGSNENHPKWGESIFSTPFIGLFSSSLCFTVFIFIFSSRIAEVLGLSGAESGYVQFAAVILLIDTMSTLPLAWLRSERKAGIFSSIKLVNVLVTIAVSLWLVVVEDLGVRGVFYGNIAGSIISLGLASSYTIKFSAFVPLRFSKNLFRQMMRYGLPLVPNSIAMMLIDFVDRLILIRIPQETIQEIYGQQISPEALVGIYGRVYSLAVLAQLLVRMFRFAWQPFYLQQAAEPDAKALFSKVLTIATVFITTFTLFASFFVPLVIQIHFFGKFYILPPAFWIGLSVLPILYLSYVFDVISSILFAGLLIEKKTEFLPVITLIGAAVTAILCFALIPLPNKWGAMTGAALATTAGSLAMAVGAYFFSQKIYPNNFEWGKILLSLFSALFIFIFSSYLSLLMNSWIVNSVSFSIYTGLILYFFRVEAKQVFYRVKGKKA; the protein is encoded by the coding sequence ATGCTTGCTAAGCTGAAACTTCTCTTAAAAGATACAACGATTTATGGTGCAAGCACCATTTTGGCAAGCGGGTTGAATTATCTTCTTGTTCCATTTTACGCCAATTTGCTCACCTTGGAAGAAAATGGTATTCAATCGATAATTTATTCTTCAATTACTTTCGCTTCGGTTATCTATACTTTCGGTCTCGAATCGGCGTACTTAAAATTTGCGGCCGATAAAAAAGTATTGGAAAAGCGTCAGTTAGAAGAATCGACGAAAGAAACCACGGTAGTCACTAATAAAGTCTTTTCCCCATCTTTAAGTGGATCAAATGAAAACCACCCAAAATGGGGCGAATCAATCTTTTCTACACCCTTTATTGGGCTTTTTTCATCATCCCTTTGTTTTACGGTTTTCATTTTTATCTTTTCTTCACGCATCGCAGAAGTACTTGGTTTAAGCGGTGCTGAATCAGGCTATGTCCAATTTGCAGCGGTGATTTTGTTGATTGATACGATGTCAACATTGCCTTTGGCTTGGCTAAGAAGTGAGCGTAAGGCGGGGATTTTTAGTTCAATAAAACTTGTCAATGTTCTTGTTACGATTGCAGTTTCTCTTTGGCTTGTCGTTGTTGAAGATTTGGGTGTACGCGGAGTTTTCTATGGAAATATTGCAGGATCAATAATTTCGCTTGGTTTGGCGAGCTCCTATACAATAAAATTTTCTGCTTTTGTTCCACTTCGATTTTCAAAAAACTTGTTCCGTCAGATGATGCGGTACGGTTTGCCCTTGGTTCCGAATAGTATCGCTATGATGTTGATTGATTTTGTTGACCGCTTGATTTTGATTCGAATTCCGCAAGAAACGATTCAAGAAATTTATGGACAGCAGATTTCGCCAGAGGCGCTCGTAGGTATTTACGGGAGGGTCTATTCGCTTGCTGTATTGGCGCAACTTTTGGTTAGAATGTTTCGATTTGCTTGGCAACCTTTTTATCTCCAACAAGCCGCAGAGCCCGATGCAAAGGCGCTATTTAGTAAAGTTCTAACCATCGCAACTGTATTTATTACAACCTTTACTTTATTTGCCTCCTTTTTTGTTCCTCTTGTAATTCAAATTCATTTTTTTGGAAAGTTTTATATACTTCCCCCTGCATTTTGGATAGGGCTCTCGGTTTTACCCATACTTTACCTGAGTTATGTTTTTGATGTGATTTCAAGCATTCTATTTGCTGGCTTGCTCATTGAAAAAAAAACAGAGTTCTTGCCTGTAATCACACTTATTGGCGCAGCTGTTACAGCGATTCTTTGTTTTGCATTGATTCCTTTACCTAACAAATGGGGTGCAATGACCGGAGCAGCTCTTGCAACAACAGCGGGTTCGCTTGCAATGGCAGTGGGTGCGTACTTTTTTTCCCAAAAAATTTATCCGAATAACTTTGAGTGGGGGAAAATTTTGCTCTCACTTTTTTCGGCGTTGTTCATATTTATTTTTTCAAGTTACTTGAGTTTGTTGATGAATTCGTGGATTGTCAATTCAGTGAGTTTTTCGATTTACACAGGACTAATCCTTTATTTTTTTAGGGTTGAAGCAAAGCAAGTCTTTTATAGGGTGAAAGGAAAGAAAGCCTAA
- a CDS encoding cupin domain-containing protein: MSTASTSFSSAKANFRVISRVRLFHKSAGKTGFWLILLCFVLFNSTTISLAQSGKSSPVSIGASTPSETKVPQSSNPILTIPQDSITSLGIWIPSPVLPGIASMPLYGDRSKSGFFVLRVKYPNGLTLLPHSHPNVISTMVLSGMLCIGEGEKWDDKKLKKILPGQTYTFEPGAPHFEFFVGETVLQIHGIGPMLTRFLDSTSKPLFLPVKP, from the coding sequence GTGAGCACAGCATCAACTTCTTTTTCAAGCGCTAAGGCGAATTTTAGGGTGATCTCTAGAGTTCGCCTTTTTCATAAATCTGCCGGGAAAACCGGATTTTGGTTAATCTTACTTTGTTTCGTGTTATTCAACAGCACCACAATTTCATTGGCACAGTCTGGTAAAAGTAGCCCTGTAAGTATTGGTGCTTCAACGCCTTCTGAAACGAAAGTACCTCAATCTTCGAACCCGATACTTACAATTCCTCAAGATAGTATCACATCACTTGGGATTTGGATTCCTTCACCGGTTCTTCCCGGAATCGCTTCGATGCCACTTTACGGAGACCGATCTAAATCTGGATTTTTTGTTTTAAGAGTGAAATATCCAAACGGATTAACCTTATTGCCACATTCACACCCCAATGTGATTAGTACGATGGTTTTATCCGGTATGCTTTGTATTGGTGAGGGAGAAAAATGGGATGACAAAAAGCTAAAAAAGATTTTACCCGGGCAAACTTATACTTTTGAACCCGGGGCGCCTCACTTTGAATTCTTTGTAGGTGAAACTGTCCTTCAAATCCACGGCATCGGGCCAATGCTAACAAGATTTCTTGATTCAACCTCAAAACCTCTCTTTTTACCCGTTAAACCTTGA
- the tsf gene encoding translation elongation factor Ts, with protein MAEITAKLVKELRDKTGAGMGDCKKALEANNGDMETAVQWLRERGAVAAAKRADREAKEGAIAAAFNNEKTEALLLELNCETDFVARADDFLKLLNHTATLALAHKCNSLEDVLNLNLGASYDNITASKAVETLVGKIGEKIEFGRYAYIKSTDGVVVTYIHPGAKLASMASLSGASNEKTLQLCKDIAMQVAANAPISIDRTGVTEEMLEKEKEVFKQQALREGKPEKMMDKIIAGRIEKFYQDVVLLEQQFFKDNTKAISDLLKEASDSVGKVEVKSFVRFQLGDR; from the coding sequence ATGGCAGAAATAACTGCAAAACTCGTTAAAGAACTTCGTGATAAGACAGGAGCCGGAATGGGCGACTGTAAAAAGGCTTTGGAAGCGAATAATGGTGATATGGAAACTGCTGTTCAATGGCTTCGTGAACGAGGAGCTGTAGCAGCAGCCAAGCGCGCAGATCGTGAAGCGAAGGAAGGCGCCATTGCCGCCGCGTTCAACAACGAAAAAACAGAAGCTCTTTTATTGGAATTAAACTGCGAAACCGATTTTGTAGCCCGAGCCGATGACTTCTTAAAGCTATTGAACCATACCGCGACTTTAGCGTTAGCTCACAAATGCAATTCGCTCGAAGATGTTCTCAATCTTAACCTTGGTGCATCATACGACAATATTACCGCTTCAAAAGCAGTTGAGACCCTCGTAGGAAAAATCGGGGAGAAGATTGAATTTGGTCGATATGCTTACATTAAATCCACCGATGGGGTTGTTGTTACCTATATTCACCCCGGTGCAAAGCTTGCTTCTATGGCCTCTTTAAGCGGAGCTTCAAATGAAAAAACACTTCAACTTTGCAAAGATATTGCGATGCAAGTTGCCGCCAATGCACCGATTTCGATTGATCGTACAGGCGTGACAGAAGAGATGCTTGAGAAAGAAAAAGAAGTTTTCAAGCAACAAGCACTCCGCGAAGGAAAACCTGAAAAAATGATGGATAAAATCATTGCAGGCCGAATTGAAAAGTTTTATCAAGATGTTGTTCTTTTAGAACAACAATTCTTCAAGGATAATACCAAGGCAATTTCAGATTTACTTAAGGAAGCT
- the rpsI gene encoding 30S ribosomal protein S9, giving the protein MSETLVSTGRRKTAVARAFLKPGTGKIVINDRTLEVYFPSELHRQDVMRPFVAVDGVGKYDLYVTVKGGGVNGQVGAVRLAIARTLVEMDETFRPALRKDELLTRDPRMVERKKYGRRKARRRFQFSKR; this is encoded by the coding sequence ATGTCTGAAACACTTGTCTCAACCGGAAGAAGAAAAACAGCCGTGGCGCGTGCTTTTCTTAAGCCGGGTACCGGAAAAATCGTGATCAATGACCGTACGCTTGAAGTTTATTTTCCAAGCGAATTGCACCGTCAGGATGTGATGCGTCCTTTTGTTGCAGTTGATGGTGTTGGGAAATACGATCTTTATGTGACAGTTAAAGGTGGCGGCGTCAATGGTCAAGTTGGTGCAGTTCGCCTTGCAATTGCACGGACCCTTGTTGAAATGGATGAAACATTTCGTCCAGCACTGCGCAAAGACGAGCTTTTGACGCGTGACCCGAGAATGGTTGAGCGTAAGAAGTACGGCCGACGCAAAGCTCGACGCCGTTTCCAATTCTCGAAGCGTTAA
- a CDS encoding septal ring lytic transglycosylase RlpA family protein, which translates to MLYKKLAISLFWGCFIILQSAASCNSVTRYQSETIQQPKSLSNTTTAQIESARDSSKQDQRLEPKPAVIQPSLKISADTAVRETAIAGYLAEGFATYYAEEFHGRKTTNGEIYDMNGISAAHPNLPMGTWLRVTYLKTGKAIVVRVNDRMPPNEKGRIIDLSLGAAKLLGTVAEGVAKVRLEELSEEEAKNDALNSK; encoded by the coding sequence ATGTTATACAAAAAGCTCGCGATTTCCCTTTTTTGGGGCTGTTTCATAATACTTCAAAGTGCGGCGAGTTGTAACTCAGTAACGCGGTATCAGTCTGAAACTATCCAACAGCCAAAATCGCTTTCGAATACAACGACTGCTCAAATTGAAAGTGCTAGGGATTCATCGAAGCAAGATCAAAGACTGGAACCAAAGCCGGCGGTTATCCAACCTTCGCTCAAAATATCTGCCGATACGGCGGTTCGAGAAACTGCAATTGCTGGTTATCTCGCTGAGGGTTTTGCGACTTATTATGCGGAGGAATTTCACGGCAGAAAAACCACGAATGGTGAAATCTATGATATGAATGGTATTTCTGCAGCGCATCCGAATTTACCAATGGGAACTTGGCTTCGGGTTACCTATCTAAAAACCGGAAAAGCAATTGTCGTGCGTGTCAATGACCGAATGCCGCCGAACGAGAAGGGTAGAATCATTGATCTCTCGCTTGGTGCAGCAAAGCTTTTAGGAACTGTCGCAGAGGGTGTTGCCAAAGTTCGTTTAGAAGAGCTTAGCGAAGAAGAAGCGAAAAACGACGCTCTCAATTCAAAATAA
- a CDS encoding MFS transporter, with amino-acid sequence MESFQKEKGEKYETRKSGIRICTLEGLFANAFIVLTDVPALTQFAVILSAGNVLTAFIGALPYGLRAFQLLGAFIVERVGRRKFLSILFGIFNREIWIPFIILALIFYGHPEIILPLFAITVFISQFSNNLLAVTWMSWFSDLVPPRIRPTYLGFRLSVMAVVNLSVTFLMGFTIDSFKGWGGKEFEAYGYLFMLGIAALCGLITLFLFYYQYEPPFQKSVNQNFKSDVLIPIRDKRFRPILEYLFYWHLSIGVSGVFFTVYMLNVLGFSFTLVSIYFMIMTVGRILFNPMWGRIVTKIGAASALKLAAAIKIIEPLYWIFATPDASWFVWIDALSNAISITGFELAMMDVQFSESSAKGRSYYFAWCGITAGLGFFIASAAGGAVAEFVEAISLSTPFATIEGYHWLFILSSIGRALSLFIFMRAWHQLHTELPFYKKAISLIRKS; translated from the coding sequence ATGGAATCATTTCAAAAGGAAAAGGGAGAGAAGTATGAAACAAGAAAAAGCGGAATCAGGATTTGTACCCTTGAAGGGCTATTTGCAAACGCTTTTATTGTTTTAACTGATGTCCCGGCTTTAACTCAGTTTGCCGTAATTCTTTCTGCAGGGAATGTGCTCACTGCTTTCATTGGCGCACTCCCTTACGGATTGCGAGCATTTCAATTATTGGGTGCTTTTATAGTTGAACGCGTCGGAAGAAGAAAATTTTTGAGTATTCTATTTGGCATATTCAACCGAGAAATTTGGATTCCTTTTATAATATTGGCACTCATTTTTTACGGTCACCCTGAAATTATTCTCCCGCTCTTTGCGATTACAGTATTCATTTCACAGTTTTCAAATAATCTATTGGCGGTGACTTGGATGTCTTGGTTTTCGGATCTTGTACCGCCAAGAATTCGTCCAACTTATTTGGGATTCAGGCTATCGGTGATGGCCGTTGTAAACCTCAGCGTGACCTTTCTGATGGGCTTTACGATTGATAGTTTTAAGGGGTGGGGAGGAAAAGAATTTGAAGCCTATGGATACCTGTTCATGCTTGGTATTGCGGCCTTATGTGGACTAATCACCCTATTTTTATTTTACTATCAATATGAACCTCCTTTTCAAAAATCTGTAAATCAAAATTTCAAGAGCGATGTCTTAATTCCAATCAGGGATAAGCGATTTCGGCCGATTCTTGAATATCTATTCTATTGGCATCTTTCTATTGGTGTCAGCGGGGTTTTCTTTACGGTTTATATGCTCAATGTTTTAGGCTTTAGTTTTACACTGGTATCGATTTACTTTATGATTATGACGGTTGGGAGAATCCTCTTCAATCCGATGTGGGGAAGAATTGTTACGAAAATTGGTGCCGCTTCTGCATTGAAACTTGCTGCTGCAATTAAAATCATTGAACCCTTGTATTGGATTTTTGCGACACCCGATGCAAGTTGGTTTGTGTGGATTGATGCGCTGAGCAATGCGATTTCAATTACAGGATTTGAACTTGCAATGATGGATGTTCAATTTTCCGAAAGTTCAGCTAAGGGGCGAAGCTATTATTTTGCTTGGTGCGGCATCACTGCCGGGCTTGGATTTTTTATTGCCTCCGCGGCTGGTGGAGCCGTTGCGGAATTTGTTGAAGCAATCTCGCTTTCAACACCATTCGCTACAATCGAAGGATATCATTGGCTTTTTATTCTTTCGTCAATAGGTCGTGCCTTAAGCCTATTCATATTTATGAGGGCTTGGCATCAATTACATACTGAATTGCCTTTTTATAAAAAAGCAATCTCACTCATTCGAAAATCTTAA
- the rpsB gene encoding 30S ribosomal protein S2: protein MPKLVIEELLKAGAHFGHLTRRWNPKMKPYIFMEKNGIHILDLKKTVTMAEDAFNALENIASTGKEILFVGTKKQAKSIIREQAERASMPYVTERWLGGMLTNFSTIRQSVRRLNSIERMENDGTFDIITKKERLMLSREKEKLVKVLGGVSHMTRLPAALFLVDIRKEHIAVAEATNLGIPTFAVVDTNCDPDTVTHIIPGNDDSIRSIELIIGAAADVIIAARTANDKQQEMDVAASGKN from the coding sequence ATGCCAAAACTTGTAATTGAAGAGCTCCTTAAAGCAGGTGCTCACTTCGGGCACTTGACCCGCCGGTGGAATCCAAAGATGAAGCCATACATCTTTATGGAAAAAAATGGGATTCATATTCTTGATCTCAAAAAGACAGTCACAATGGCAGAAGACGCATTCAATGCGCTCGAAAACATCGCCTCTACCGGCAAAGAGATTCTCTTTGTAGGCACAAAAAAACAAGCCAAATCAATCATTCGTGAGCAAGCCGAGCGTGCCTCGATGCCTTACGTAACCGAGCGTTGGTTAGGCGGAATGCTGACCAATTTTTCCACCATTCGACAAAGCGTTCGCCGATTAAATTCAATTGAACGAATGGAAAACGACGGCACCTTTGATATTATTACCAAAAAGGAACGGTTAATGCTTTCCCGTGAAAAGGAAAAGCTCGTTAAGGTTCTTGGCGGGGTTTCGCACATGACACGCCTTCCTGCAGCTCTCTTTTTGGTTGATATTCGCAAGGAGCATATTGCCGTTGCAGAAGCAACCAATTTAGGTATTCCCACCTTTGCAGTAGTTGATACGAATTGCGACCCTGATACTGTTACGCATATTATTCCGGGAAATGATGACTCCATTCGTTCAATTGAACTCATCATCGGAGCAGCAGCGGATGTTATTATTGCTGCCAGAACGGCAAACGATAAGCAGCAAGAGATGGATGTTGCCGCTTCAGGAAAAAATTAG
- a CDS encoding YihY/virulence factor BrkB family protein, translated as MIFEEKHLRRLVLQKYVQTIWSYLTTLFQKFDQDNALLLASAIAFDIFLCGFPFILILLSLTTVFLESSHTSVSALSIYLSKFMPNGKEILDSLLSRLINDRPNINLFGVLGLLWTSMSLSSTLRTVLSIVFEFKETRSFFRTRAIDFLVVFAQFLFLILSILITGAISISMYWIEMNGDVIPFLSSAFGRGISVTVAMLFSILMFFSAYRFLPNGKVDIRAAFAGAFISGALWELAKYGFDWLVTRFTSTEKIYGSYSVIVALALWVYYSGILFILGGEIAKIFASRNHRVLVNEPRNIG; from the coding sequence ATGATCTTTGAGGAAAAGCATTTAAGGAGACTTGTTTTGCAAAAATATGTTCAGACAATTTGGAGTTACTTGACAACGCTTTTTCAAAAGTTTGATCAAGATAATGCGTTGCTCTTAGCCTCTGCGATTGCATTCGATATTTTTCTATGTGGATTTCCATTCATTTTGATTCTACTTTCTCTTACTACCGTTTTTTTGGAATCCTCACATACTTCCGTCAGTGCCTTGAGCATTTACCTTTCAAAGTTTATGCCGAATGGAAAAGAAATCTTGGATTCACTACTTTCAAGATTAATTAATGACCGTCCAAACATCAATCTTTTCGGGGTTCTTGGGCTTTTGTGGACATCAATGTCGCTTTCCTCAACTTTGCGAACGGTACTTTCAATTGTATTTGAGTTTAAGGAGACACGGTCTTTTTTTAGAACAAGGGCAATCGATTTCTTGGTTGTATTTGCTCAGTTTTTATTCTTAATCCTATCCATTTTGATAACCGGCGCAATTTCGATTTCGATGTATTGGATTGAAATGAACGGCGACGTTATCCCTTTTCTTTCTTCGGCATTTGGAAGAGGAATATCAGTTACAGTGGCGATGCTGTTTTCAATTTTAATGTTTTTTTCAGCGTATCGTTTTTTACCAAATGGAAAAGTTGATATCAGAGCTGCTTTCGCAGGAGCTTTTATTTCCGGTGCTTTGTGGGAACTTGCCAAATATGGGTTTGATTGGCTCGTGACAAGATTTACTTCAACAGAGAAGATTTATGGTTCATATAGTGTCATCGTGGCGCTTGCGCTGTGGGTTTATTATTCGGGTATTCTGTTCATTTTAGGCGGGGAAATCGCAAAGATATTTGCTTCACGAAACCATCGGGTTTTGGTGAATGAGCCACGTAATATCGGTTAA
- a CDS encoding response regulator codes for MTNHSLLFVDDEPNIVQSLSLLFDDYKVYTAGSGLEALNLFKKGVKIDVLISDQRMPQMTGVELLQQVKAISPGTVRILLTGYADLDAVIESVNTGEIFRYVNKPWISSKLKDTVKLACQFADKVQNSPPASPKPPRSFASTASLGILSAIDGIPSSEAKPQILFVDPKPSFLEAYRELLKDKYEVYTALNPKEAFEILLTHGIQVLISEVALEGISGAEFLAAVSIEYPDIVSILLSDSRDANIAIRLINEAQVFRYLVKPFKRELLKTTIELAISRHHESAERPEANSKVFHRSFVNLNSGEAKNIEDALNKARQISKLSTTY; via the coding sequence ATGACAAACCATTCGCTACTTTTCGTTGATGACGAACCGAACATCGTTCAATCGCTCTCTCTCCTCTTTGATGACTACAAAGTTTACACCGCTGGTAGTGGCTTAGAAGCATTAAATCTGTTCAAAAAAGGGGTTAAAATTGATGTTTTGATAAGTGACCAACGAATGCCCCAAATGACCGGTGTTGAATTGCTTCAGCAAGTCAAAGCAATTTCTCCCGGCACTGTCCGAATTTTGTTGACCGGGTATGCCGATCTTGATGCAGTCATCGAATCCGTAAATACCGGGGAGATTTTCAGATATGTCAATAAGCCTTGGATTAGTTCCAAACTTAAAGATACCGTCAAGCTTGCTTGCCAATTCGCAGATAAGGTTCAAAACTCGCCTCCCGCATCACCCAAACCGCCAAGATCTTTTGCATCTACAGCATCACTTGGCATTCTTTCGGCTATCGACGGAATTCCCTCGAGCGAGGCAAAACCACAAATCTTATTTGTAGATCCTAAACCATCATTTCTTGAAGCTTATCGCGAGCTATTGAAAGATAAGTACGAAGTTTATACAGCGCTCAACCCAAAAGAAGCTTTCGAAATTTTGCTAACCCACGGCATCCAAGTGTTGATTTCTGAAGTTGCCTTAGAAGGAATCAGCGGTGCCGAATTCTTAGCGGCCGTCAGTATCGAATATCCCGATATTGTATCCATTTTGTTAAGTGATAGCCGCGATGCCAATATTGCCATTCGGTTAATCAATGAAGCGCAAGTTTTTCGCTATCTCGTTAAACCCTTTAAGCGAGAGCTTCTTAAAACCACCATTGAACTCGCCATTTCGAGGCATCATGAAAGTGCCGAGAGACCTGAAGCAAATTCCAAAGTATTTCACAGAAGCTTTGTGAATCTGAACTCCGGTGAAGCCAAAAATATTGAAGATGCGCTAAACAAAGCTCGTCAAATTTCAAAACTTTCAACCACCTATTAA
- the rsfS gene encoding ribosome silencing factor: MPKKETTNKVKKTISAKSALSTEENLKATSKKRSTKKETPLKETSVKKKKSESLKTLQKPKLTKTPKKKPITKKKTEKSDTKFSSSKKVTLSEAEKLARKAAEFALSKKATDVVLLDVRKISGITDFFLLCTADSDRQVKAIAEEIEKGLKDEGDYPSYVEAKELTWVVMDYFNVIIHIFVKEKRHFYALEKLWGDAPIYHIQEESKKI, encoded by the coding sequence TTGCCAAAAAAAGAAACGACGAATAAAGTCAAAAAAACGATCTCCGCTAAAAGTGCTTTAAGTACGGAAGAAAACTTGAAAGCAACCTCCAAAAAAAGGAGCACAAAAAAAGAAACACCATTAAAGGAAACATCGGTTAAAAAAAAGAAAAGCGAATCACTGAAAACGCTTCAAAAGCCGAAGCTCACCAAAACGCCAAAAAAGAAACCAATAACAAAAAAGAAAACAGAAAAAAGCGATACAAAATTTTCATCATCCAAGAAAGTTACATTATCCGAAGCTGAGAAATTGGCTCGAAAAGCAGCCGAATTTGCTCTTTCGAAAAAGGCGACGGATGTTGTTCTACTTGATGTCAGAAAAATTTCAGGAATAACCGATTTCTTCCTTCTTTGTACGGCTGATTCCGATAGGCAAGTTAAAGCCATTGCGGAAGAAATTGAAAAGGGCTTAAAAGACGAAGGCGATTACCCAAGCTATGTCGAGGCCAAAGAATTAACTTGGGTTGTAATGGATTATTTCAATGTGATCATTCACATTTTTGTTAAGGAGAAAAGGCATTTTTATGCTTTGGAAAAGTTATGGGGCGATGCGCCGATTTATCATATTCAGGAGGAATCAAAAAAAATCTAA